A portion of the uncultured Draconibacterium sp. genome contains these proteins:
- a CDS encoding TlpA disulfide reductase family protein has protein sequence MKLNLYLAGILLLAVQSFLYGQDSPTPLKVGDPVPDILLKDLVNYPNGTARLSDFEGQLLILDFWATWCTPCLKAIPRMEQLQREFGNQLQVLMVTSQPKNTIEKCFSTRNVSLPSVTGDKTLSKLFPHKYVPHEVWIKDGKVVAITGDAEVNAENISALLSAKTTVLAEKKSNFDYDLTQPLLIDGNGGQSKDLYYHSVITGYLDGIGGGGVYTDSLNRYKIRALNGTVLQLYRGAVRHMGNTVLAHPNRCISAFNKQEVLPPPNVSAYMPTARDKYYCYELIIPAALKAKAGELMLEDLNRFFGATHHLRASIKKRQVKCWVLKQHGTPEQLVSNSPTSKITSDDSGQLVYQKQPFQNFYRAVASLYKNEPCPVIDRTGISSDIDISFPANEKDILRFKTCLPPYGLSLEQELCEIDMLVIKQFN, from the coding sequence ATGAAATTAAACCTTTACCTGGCAGGTATTTTACTGCTTGCCGTACAATCATTTCTCTATGGACAGGACAGCCCCACGCCCTTAAAAGTGGGCGATCCGGTTCCCGATATCCTGCTGAAAGACCTGGTCAACTATCCAAACGGAACAGCCCGGTTATCCGATTTCGAAGGCCAATTGCTGATCCTGGACTTTTGGGCTACCTGGTGCACTCCGTGTCTTAAAGCCATTCCTCGGATGGAGCAACTCCAGCGTGAGTTTGGCAATCAGCTACAGGTGCTTATGGTGACCTCGCAGCCCAAAAACACCATTGAAAAATGCTTTTCCACCCGGAATGTCTCACTTCCGTCGGTAACCGGTGACAAAACGTTGTCGAAACTGTTTCCTCATAAATATGTCCCTCACGAGGTCTGGATTAAAGACGGAAAAGTAGTTGCCATCACCGGAGACGCGGAAGTAAACGCCGAAAACATCAGCGCCCTGTTGTCGGCTAAAACGACAGTTCTTGCCGAAAAGAAAAGCAATTTTGATTATGATCTGACCCAACCTCTGCTGATTGATGGCAATGGAGGACAGTCAAAAGACCTGTACTACCACTCGGTAATCACCGGCTACCTGGACGGGATCGGTGGCGGAGGGGTATATACCGACAGTTTAAACCGCTACAAAATCAGGGCCTTAAACGGCACCGTACTACAGTTGTACCGGGGAGCAGTGCGGCATATGGGCAACACCGTTCTGGCTCACCCCAACCGGTGTATTTCAGCGTTCAACAAGCAGGAAGTCCTGCCCCCGCCAAACGTATCGGCCTATATGCCAACTGCCCGCGACAAATACTACTGCTACGAGCTAATTATTCCCGCCGCTTTAAAGGCGAAAGCCGGAGAGCTTATGCTCGAAGATTTAAACCGTTTCTTTGGTGCCACTCACCACCTGCGTGCAAGCATTAAAAAGCGACAAGTAAAGTGTTGGGTATTAAAACAACATGGCACACCGGAGCAACTGGTTTCAAATAGTCCCACCTCAAAAATTACAAGCGATGATTCGGGGCAGTTGGTTTACCAAAAGCAGCCTTTTCAGAATTTCTACCGGGCAGTAGCCAGCCTGTACAAAAATGAACCTTGTCCGGTAATTGACCGAACCGGCATTAGCTCCGACATCGACATCAGCTTTCCGGCCAACGAGAAGGACATTCTCCGGTTTAAAACCTGCCTGCCCCCCTATGGACTAAGCCTGGAGCAGGAGCTTTGCGAAATTGATATGCTGGTGATTAAACAATTCAACTAA